A portion of the Lysinibacillus timonensis genome contains these proteins:
- a CDS encoding cytochrome c biogenesis CcdA family protein: METDINVFLAFGAGFLSFISPCTLPLYPAFLSYITGMSYSELKDQKGMLQRSAILHTIFFLIGFSIIFIAIGFSASIFKDFFINYQDLIRQIGAILIVVFGLMIVGLLQIDFLMKDRKIEFKNRPSGYFGSVLIGLAFAAGWTPCTGPILASIILLAGSNPESGMLYMLAYYFGFAIPFFILSFFISRLGWIRKNSQLIVKVGGYIMIAVGILLFFDGLDYIIRLLTPIFGGFTGF, translated from the coding sequence ATGGAAACAGATATTAATGTCTTTTTAGCATTCGGTGCTGGTTTTTTAAGCTTTATTTCACCATGTACATTGCCTTTATATCCAGCATTCTTATCATATATTACTGGTATGAGCTATTCTGAACTGAAAGATCAAAAAGGCATGTTACAAAGAAGTGCTATTTTACATACGATTTTCTTTTTAATCGGATTTTCAATCATCTTTATTGCCATTGGTTTCAGTGCATCCATATTTAAAGATTTCTTTATTAATTATCAAGATCTGATTCGACAGATTGGTGCAATTTTAATTGTCGTATTTGGTTTAATGATTGTAGGATTGTTACAAATTGATTTCTTAATGAAGGATCGTAAAATTGAATTTAAAAATCGTCCATCAGGATATTTTGGATCAGTTTTAATTGGTCTTGCATTCGCAGCTGGTTGGACACCATGTACAGGACCTATTTTAGCATCAATCATTTTATTAGCTGGATCTAACCCAGAATCTGGAATGTTGTATATGTTAGCATACTACTTTGGTTTTGCTATTCCATTCTTTATTCTATCGTTCTTCATATCAAGATTAGGTTGGATTCGCAAAAATAGCCAGCTAATTGTTAAAGTTGGAGGCTATATTATGATTGCGGTAGGTATTCTTCTATTCTTCGATGGTTTAGATTATATTATCCGTCTTTTAACACCTATTTTTGGTGGTTTTACAGGCTTCTAA
- a CDS encoding response regulator yields the protein MPTVLVVDDALFMRTAVGNMFKEWGFDVVGEAANGKEAVELYDQLLPDLVTMDLTMPVMSGLDALKEIIPRHPDAKIIMITAIGQQRIIVEAIENGAKDFITKPFDANQLKMVVDNLLDNY from the coding sequence ATGCCAACAGTATTAGTAGTCGATGATGCATTATTTATGAGAACGGCAGTAGGGAATATGTTTAAAGAATGGGGATTTGATGTCGTAGGTGAAGCGGCAAATGGTAAAGAAGCTGTCGAATTATACGATCAGCTGTTACCTGATCTAGTTACAATGGATTTAACTATGCCCGTTATGTCAGGTTTAGATGCATTAAAAGAAATAATTCCACGACATCCCGATGCCAAAATAATTATGATTACTGCTATTGGACAACAGCGTATCATTGTTGAAGCGATTGAAAACGGTGCAAAGGATTTTATTACAAAACCTTTTGACGCAAATCAGCTGAAAATGGTTGTCGATAATTTACTTGATAATTATTAA
- the rarD gene encoding EamA family transporter RarD, which yields MSEEQKGILYAFGAYVIWGLFPLYWKLIEHVNSLEILINRVIWSFIFTIIFILIIRQRKQLLEDIHSLWKNKKQFFSLLTASVAITCNWYIYIWAVNHDHVVDTSLGYYINPLLTVLFGVIFFKERLSKAQVIAVMVAFIGVLIMTISYGEVPWIALLIALSFATYGAFKKKIQLDATRGLAIETLFILPFAIAFYIYLWGTQPTSLLQVNITTDLLLVLGGIVTAVPLVLFSKGAQRIPQYLIGFLQYFTPTVVLILGVVLYHEPFNLVDLIAFGFIWLSIILFITSTISEFKKRHQPQHQDPVNVN from the coding sequence AGCTCATTGAGCATGTGAATAGCTTAGAAATATTAATCAATCGAGTCATTTGGTCATTTATTTTTACGATTATTTTCATATTGATTATTCGTCAACGCAAACAGTTATTGGAAGATATTCACTCATTATGGAAAAACAAAAAGCAATTCTTTTCATTATTAACCGCTTCAGTTGCGATTACTTGTAATTGGTACATCTATATATGGGCGGTCAATCATGATCATGTAGTAGATACAAGTTTAGGGTATTATATTAATCCTCTATTAACTGTATTATTCGGGGTTATTTTCTTTAAGGAGAGACTATCAAAAGCTCAAGTAATTGCTGTAATGGTAGCGTTTATAGGAGTATTAATCATGACGATAAGTTATGGTGAGGTTCCTTGGATTGCTTTATTAATCGCATTGAGCTTCGCTACATATGGTGCTTTTAAGAAAAAAATTCAATTGGATGCAACGCGTGGATTAGCAATTGAAACGCTATTTATTTTACCGTTTGCTATTGCGTTTTATATTTATTTATGGGGAACACAACCGACGTCCTTATTACAAGTTAATATTACAACAGATCTATTACTTGTATTAGGTGGTATTGTTACGGCTGTACCACTCGTATTATTTTCAAAAGGGGCACAGCGTATTCCGCAATATTTAATTGGCTTCCTTCAATATTTCACACCAACTGTCGTTTTAATACTTGGGGTAGTCCTTTATCATGAACCATTTAATTTAGTAGATTTAATTGCATTCGGTTTTATTTGGTTATCTATTATACTTTTTATTACCTCGACAATTAGTGAGTTTAAAAAGCGTCACCAACCACAACATCAAGATCCGGTCAACGTAAATTAG
- a CDS encoding S-layer homology domain-containing protein, translating into MNKKKITKLVYSAMTATVVTLSSFMIGPTTTNANEIFTDVKEADYYYDAVMNLATNGYVTGFPDNTYKPNASITRGQMAIILAGLLELDTDNVTNPQFTDVSTSHPYYGAIAAMHNAGYINGFEDGSYGINKPITRYHMALILSAAFNLTATNVDALPFTDVYPSYKETVAALFEHQVTAGRTPTTFDGSKNVTRGQMAVFLVKAIEATYPYLQVINVEGDKVITTNGEYTFDESLAGVFSAENRDALSNSEMIVNVAGTEIKGISVLILNNGGTVENPITFNGDNIDIVGEVYVNADYIKIQNVSIAGDLCITNNVFNQLELVDVYLDGEMLFESEEVPEVLIFYTE; encoded by the coding sequence ATGAACAAAAAGAAAATTACAAAATTAGTCTATTCAGCGATGACTGCGACTGTAGTTACATTAAGTTCTTTCATGATAGGACCGACTACAACAAATGCGAATGAAATCTTTACTGATGTTAAAGAAGCAGATTACTACTATGATGCAGTAATGAATTTAGCAACTAATGGGTATGTAACAGGTTTTCCTGATAATACGTATAAACCAAATGCAAGTATAACTAGAGGTCAAATGGCTATTATTCTTGCGGGTTTACTAGAATTAGATACTGACAATGTAACGAACCCCCAATTTACTGATGTATCGACTAGTCATCCTTATTACGGCGCGATTGCAGCTATGCATAATGCAGGTTATATTAATGGATTTGAAGATGGTTCTTATGGTATAAACAAACCCATTACTCGCTACCATATGGCATTAATTTTATCAGCAGCTTTTAATTTGACTGCAACAAATGTTGATGCCTTACCATTCACTGATGTATATCCTAGTTACAAAGAAACGGTTGCAGCTCTTTTTGAACATCAAGTGACAGCAGGACGCACTCCTACAACGTTTGACGGATCTAAAAATGTGACACGTGGTCAAATGGCCGTATTTCTAGTAAAAGCAATTGAAGCAACATATCCATATTTACAAGTAATTAATGTTGAAGGAGACAAAGTAATTACAACTAATGGAGAATATACTTTCGATGAAAGTCTAGCTGGTGTGTTTTCTGCAGAAAATCGTGATGCTTTATCAAACTCTGAAATGATTGTGAATGTTGCTGGCACTGAAATTAAAGGTATATCAGTGTTAATCTTAAATAATGGTGGAACAGTAGAAAATCCAATCACATTTAACGGCGATAACATCGATATTGTTGGTGAAGTATATGTCAATGCAGACTATATAAAAATACAAAATGTATCCATTGCAGGAGACCTTTGTATAACGAACAACGTATTCAATCAATTAGAACTTGTCGATGTATACCTTGACGGAGAAATGTTATTTGAATCTGAGGAAGTACCAGAAGTGTTAATTTTTTATACTGAATAA